The segment CCCGATACTACGCGGACCCCGACCTGCCGTCGCGGCTGGCCAGAGAGACGCAGACTGTCGGCCGCAACCTTGCGCATGGTCACATCGGTCTGTGCCGCAGCCGCTTCCGGCGCGTCGGTGGCAAGCTGGTCCGGCGGCTGCCCCTTCGCAACGTTCTGGTCGGCGTCTCCGTCGAAGACCAGGCGCGCGCAAATCAGCGCCTAGAGGACATCGCTCACATCGCGGCCGGGGGGTGGCGCACCTGGGTGAGCTACGAGCCGGCGCTGGGGCCGGTGGACTGGTCCGGCTACGAGTTCATCTACTGGCTGGTTTCGGGCGGCGAGAGTGGCCCTCACGCGCGGCCGTCGCATCCCGAGTGGCACCGGGCCGCGCGCGATTGGTGCGCCGCCAACGATATCCCCTACCTGTTCAAGCAGTGGGGCGCGTTCCGTCCCGCAACGGCCGAGGAGCTGCCGGAGCGATTCGGCCCAGAGTGCGATGCCTTCAAGGTCATCTGCAGCAACGGCTTTGTCGGGGATCTGTCCCTGGAGACGGCATTTCGTCACAAGCCGGCGCACTGGCCGCAGTGCTTCCCGCGCGGCCCAGAGGGGGACTGCTGCTGCAATCCAATCGAGATGGTCCGCATCGGCAAGAAGGCGGCGGGGAATCTTCTGGACGGCCGCCAGCACCTAGCTTTCCCGGACGCGCGGGAGCTGGCGGCATGAGTGCGGCCGACGCGAAGACCGTCGAGCGGACGGACGCCTGGAAGCGGCTCAACAAGTTCATTTGGGCTTGGCTGCGATCGGCGGGCGTGCGAGACGAGGAGACGCAGCGCGACATCTTCGAACTGGTCACGGGGCGACGGTCTTTGCGGACCTGCAGCGTCGCGCAGCTGCGGCAGATCGCCGACCACCTGCGCCGGACCTACCCGGCGCTGGGCGTGCCTCGGCCGGAGGCGCCCTCGACCGAAGGGGGGAAGCGGCGCGGCCCCAAGCGGGCCGGACCGCGCGCGCTGGCGGCGGGACCGCAGGCCGCGAAGGCCCGCGCCCTTTGGCTGGCGCTCTATCACCTGGGCGAGGTCGCCGACCCGAGAGAGTCGGCCCTGGACAGCTTCGCCAAGCGGCAAACGGGCGTCGCGAGTCTGGCCTGGCTCAAGCCGCAGCAGGCCAACCAGGTGATCGAGGCCTTGCGCGCCTGGTGCGCGCGCGCCGGCTTCGACCCGGCCGGCAAGGTGCCTCGCATGACGCCGGAGCCAGGCACCTCGGCGCATGGCCTCAAGGTTCGGCTGGCGGCGGCGCTCTGGCTCAAGCTGCATCAAGATGCCGGGCCGACTTTCGGAGACCTGCGGCGTTTCGTCGGTCAGCTGGCCGGGACCGATCTCGGCAGCTTCGCGACGGCGCGGCTCGACGAGCTGGAGCGTGCGATCGAGGCGCTGGGCGCGGCGGTGCGCAAGGCACGGGCGCAGCGGGGGGACC is part of the Algihabitans albus genome and harbors:
- a CDS encoding DUF5131 family protein — translated: MGDRSLIEWTDATWNPVTGCWCVSPGCAKCYAMKLAGGRLRNHPSRAGLTQPSKAGPVWNGEIRVNEEWMEQPLRWSRPRMIFTVAHGDLFYEKVPVAVIDRVHAVMALAPWHIYQVLTKRSERAARYYADPDLPSRLARETQTVGRNLAHGHIGLCRSRFRRVGGKLVRRLPLRNVLVGVSVEDQARANQRLEDIAHIAAGGWRTWVSYEPALGPVDWSGYEFIYWLVSGGESGPHARPSHPEWHRAARDWCAANDIPYLFKQWGAFRPATAEELPERFGPECDAFKVICSNGFVGDLSLETAFRHKPAHWPQCFPRGPEGDCCCNPIEMVRIGKKAAGNLLDGRQHLAFPDARELAA
- a CDS encoding regulatory protein GemA, which gives rise to MSAADAKTVERTDAWKRLNKFIWAWLRSAGVRDEETQRDIFELVTGRRSLRTCSVAQLRQIADHLRRTYPALGVPRPEAPSTEGGKRRGPKRAGPRALAAGPQAAKARALWLALYHLGEVADPRESALDSFAKRQTGVASLAWLKPQQANQVIEALRAWCARAGFDPAGKVPRMTPEPGTSAHGLKVRLAAALWLKLHQDAGPTFGDLRRFVGQLAGTDLGSFATARLDELERAIEALGAAVRKARAQRGDQG